In Corynebacterium ulcerans, one genomic interval encodes:
- the rpmC gene encoding 50S ribosomal protein L29: MANGTPAHELRELNAEELKTRLTEAKEELFNLRFQAATGQLTNNRRLRTVKRDIARIYTVIRERELGLSEVPGAEA, translated from the coding sequence ATGGCTAACGGTACCCCCGCACACGAGCTTCGCGAGCTGAACGCCGAGGAGCTGAAGACCCGTCTGACCGAGGCCAAGGAAGAGCTGTTCAACCTGCGCTTCCAGGCTGCTACCGGCCAGTTGACCAACAACCGCCGCCTTCGCACGGTAAAGCGCGACATCGCCCGCATCTACACCGTTATTCGCGAGCGTGAGCTGGGCCTGTCCGAGGTTCCGGGAGCTGAGGCTTAA
- the rplP gene encoding 50S ribosomal protein L16: protein MLIPKRVKYRRQHRPTRSGVSKGGNRITFGDYGIQALEPAYITNRQIESARIAINRHVKRGGKVWINIFPDRPLTQKPLGVRMGSGKGPVEKWIANVKPGRILFEMSFPNEEVALEALRRAGQKLPCKVRIVKKEDQF, encoded by the coding sequence ATGCTTATCCCTAAGCGCGTCAAATACCGTCGCCAGCACCGTCCGACTCGTAGTGGCGTGTCCAAGGGCGGTAACCGCATCACTTTCGGTGACTACGGCATCCAGGCTCTTGAGCCTGCCTACATCACCAACCGTCAGATCGAGTCTGCACGTATCGCCATCAACCGCCACGTCAAGCGTGGTGGCAAGGTGTGGATCAACATCTTCCCGGATCGTCCGCTGACCCAGAAGCCGCTCGGCGTGCGTATGGGTTCCGGTAAGGGCCCCGTGGAGAAGTGGATCGCTAACGTCAAGCCGGGTCGTATCCTCTTCGAGATGAGCTTCCCGAATGAAGAGGTAGCTCTTGAGGCTCTGCGCCGTGCAGGCCAGAAGCTTCCTTGCAAAGTTCGTATCGTTAAGAAGGAGGACCAGTTCTAA
- the rpsQ gene encoding 30S ribosomal protein S17, protein MSEANVNKKEKGARKVRTGYVVSDKMQKTIVVELEDRKQHAKYGKTIRTNSKVKAHDEDSIAGVGDLVRIEETRPLSKDKHFRLVEIIEKAK, encoded by the coding sequence ATGAGTGAGGCAAACGTGAACAAGAAGGAAAAGGGCGCACGCAAGGTCCGCACCGGCTACGTGGTTTCTGACAAGATGCAGAAGACCATCGTTGTTGAGCTTGAGGACCGCAAGCAGCACGCCAAGTACGGCAAGACCATTCGTACCAACTCGAAGGTCAAGGCACACGATGAGGACAGCATCGCCGGCGTCGGCGACCTCGTCCGCATCGAGGAGACTCGTCCGCTGTCCAAGGACAAGCACTTCCGTCTCGTTGAGATCATCGAGAAGGCTAAGTAG